AACCTGCTCCGCGGTAATTAGCTTGCTTCGGTATGTGGCGTTGAAATCTTTCATTTTTCTTTATCTTGTTTTCAATAATCAAAATGTTACAGCTTCTGCCTTGCTGGATTCATTCGGCTTAGATACATCAATCCGAATCCAACAATAGCGGAGAGCACAATGGCACTTGAGGCTGCAATGGCCGGATTTAGAACAACCCCTTCCAGATATTTATTATAAAATCCAAAGCTTACTCCGTGGGAGTGGAGAAAGGGGAAGAAGTAGTAAACGCTAAAGTGCATAAGTGCAGCAACCACAGAAGCTACAAAGGGAATCCAAACTTTTATGTTTTTTAAGAAGATACCCATCAGAATTGGCACAAATATGATGGAGAAGTAGGCGTAAACTCCGTTCTGAGCAAGAATGGCTACGCTCAGCTTTGGGTGCAGCAGCTGGTTGCGCGACATCACAAAGGCCACAACGGCCAAAGCCACAATGGCTGCCCGGTTTAACATTATGTATTTTCTATCGGCAAAGCTCTTTTTGTCGCCCCACAAAGGTTTAATAATGTCGTTGGTAATACTGCTGCTCAACGACTGTATCAGCCCTTCCAGCGTAGACATGCCAGCAGAGACCAAGCCAAGTATTACCAGTAGCCCAACCAGCGTTGCTACCAATCCGTTGGAGAAAACCTTTACAACATAGCTGGGTATGATGCTGTCGGTTGCCAACTTTTGACCGTTGAGAGTAAGATCCGGAAACTCCAAGCGTGCGTATAATCCTGCAATAATTACCGAGAAGAAGAGCAGCTCCACCACGATGGAGGTTATCAGAAACTTATTCACATCGGACTCTTTCTTCAGCAGAAGCGACTTGGTGATTATATGTGGCTGGCAAACCACTGCAATTCCTATTACAATTTGGGCAAAAGCAATTTCGTAGAAGTCCCTGAACAGTGGGCTACCCGGGTTTGTGGGTTTTACAAGCGCCGGATCGATACCTGCCAGCTGGCTAAAGAATCCAGTAATTCCACCCTCGAAGTGGGGTAGGCCCGAAAGCAGTAGGATTATTGCTACTACAATCATTATGCTTGCCTGAATCATGTTGGTGTATACCATGGAGTTGGCTCCTCCAAACATCATGTAGCCAAAAACAAAGAGAACAATTGCCGCCAGTGTCCATATTTCGTTGGTGTTGAGTGCACTGGCAAATACTTTTGTGAGAGCTACCAAAATTAGGACAATAAAGGTGATGAGCAGCACCGATAGGAAGGCGATAAATAGCGCATAGTTTTTGTTGTTGAACCGATTACCAATCCAGCTTGCCAGCGACATAGCCTTTACCGACTCTCCATACCTACGAAAACTCTTGGTTAAAACGGCAAGGGATACCACCGTTGCAATGGGGAAGAATACACCAAATGAAAGCACTCCGCTAACGCCGTAAAGGGCAATCAACCCAGGGTTAATTACAAAGGTGGCCGCACTGGTCATGGCTGCTGCCAGCGATAAGCCCACAAAGTAAGGGGAGAAGCTTACGCTACCAACGGCGTAGTCCTTCATGCTTTTTATCTTTACTGCACCCCTAACAACAAAGAATAGGATTGCAACAGCATAGAACGCTATTAGAATCCATGTTCCCAAAACTTGCCCTTCTGTAGCCATGCTTCAAAGTTTTATGTTTAAAGTTAAACAAAAACCACCGTTCAAATTACTTCGAACGGTGGTTTGTTATATTAAATGGTTATGCCGCCATCAACGCTCAGCACAGTGCCATTGATGTAGGCTGCCTCATCGCTGGCCAAAAATAGGTAGGCTGAAGCAATCTCTTCCGGCAATCCCAAGCGTCCAACTGGAACCTTTTCCTCCATGGATTTTAGGACGTTTTCGGGCATTTTTTTCACCATGTCGGTGGCAATAAATCCGGGAGCCACCGCATTTACCGTAACTCCTTTACGCCCCAGCTCCTTGCCAAGTGTCTTGGTCATACCAATGAGCCCAGCCTTGGTGGCCACGTAGTTGGTTTGGCCAAAGTTGCCATAAAGAGCCACTACCGATGAGGTGTTGATAATTCGGCCGTAGCCTTTTTCAACCATAAATCCGCTAACGCACTTGGCACAGTTGAATACGCCCGTTAGGTTAACGTCAATCACCTCCTGCCACTGCTGAGGAGTCATCTTCTTTAGGGAGGCATCGCGAGTGATACCTGCATTATTTACCAGAATGTCAATTTTTCCATGCTTTGCGATGGCGTCGTTGGTAGCCTTTTCAACCTCCTCAAACTTGGCGGTGTTAACCTTGGCAAACTCGGCCTTTCCTCCATTCTTGGCAATCTCGGCAACTGTTTCAGCTCCTTTGGCCTCGTTCATATCCCAAATAAGCACAGTGGCACCTTCGTGGGCAAAGCGGGTGGCAGCAGCCTTTCCGATACCATCGGCACCGCCGGTAATAATTGCAATTCTATTTTCAATGCGTTTCATGTGGTTGTAT
This sequence is a window from Williamwhitmania sp.. Protein-coding genes within it:
- the fabG gene encoding 3-oxoacyl-ACP reductase FabG — translated: MKRIENRIAIITGGADGIGKAAATRFAHEGATVLIWDMNEAKGAETVAEIAKNGGKAEFAKVNTAKFEEVEKATNDAIAKHGKIDILVNNAGITRDASLKKMTPQQWQEVIDVNLTGVFNCAKCVSGFMVEKGYGRIINTSSVVALYGNFGQTNYVATKAGLIGMTKTLGKELGRKGVTVNAVAPGFIATDMVKKMPENVLKSMEEKVPVGRLGLPEEIASAYLFLASDEAAYINGTVLSVDGGITI